The genomic window AAGGCTCTTGTCACACCCACCGAAGGGGTCCGGGTCTTTGTGTGGCGCAGCGGTCCCTGAAGAACCAGGCTCGAGTGATCCCGGCTTTCCCTTTCGTGATTCTTCCGGAGTGAACATCTGTGAGCAGGATTCTGCTGATCCGCCACGCGCATACGGACATGATCGGTGTCGCCCTTTCCGGCCGAATGCCCGGGGTATGTCTTAGCAACCGTGGAAGGGAGCAGGCGGAGCGCCTTGCGGCGGATTTCGTTCAGGTTCCCCTGGACGTGATCTGCAGCAGCCCCCTGGAAAGGACCCTGGAGACCGCTCAAGCCATTTCCGGGACGACCGGAGCTCCCGTTGAAATCCGTGACGGTCTGATCGAGATCGACTATGGAGAGTGGACCGGGTGGAAACTCACCGATTTGATGACGGACGAGCAGTGGCGGATGTTCAGATCGTTCCATGGCGGGATGCGCATTCCCGGCGGGGAGCATATAGATGAGGTACGGGTCAGAATGGTCGGGGAGGTGGAGGAACTGCAACGGCGTTTCCCGACCGGTGTGGTGGCGCTCGTCAGCCACGCGGACCCCATACGGGCGGTATTGGCGCATTACGCGGGTATTCCCCCGGAGTTGTCCCACCGAGTCACCATCAGCCTCGCTTCAGTGAGCGTTCTCGCAATGAACGACGGTCCTCCGAGGATATTGTGCATCAACCGGACCGAGGATCTGCGCCACTACCTTGAAGCATAGCGAGGTGCCCGCGATAGACCCGGAACGACGTCCATGCGCTCTGCGCGCAGCCGTGGAGGAGCCCGAACGGCGGCATTGAAACGGACCGGGCCGCGCCTCTTGAATTCAGTCAAATCCGAGTTATGAATTACCGATAATATCTTGAGAGGAGATTGGCCGCGTGTGATCGGGAACCGGGCGACCTCGTTTTGTGCCGGTTCGCGTTCAAGATCGCGGAACGGGGGATCAGCGGAAGACGAGGCGGGCGTGGAGAAGCTCCGCCCTGCAACCCGCGCAACTTAAAGGGGGGATGCCCTCCCGCCCGATGTCGCCGTCTTGAGCGCGGAGCGGCATCCGACATGAAGGTGAAAGCGATTTGACGATGCAGCCGTATTCTGAGAGTCGCCCCAATGAGGCGAGCTTCACCGTGGCGAGTTACAATACTCACCGCTGCGTGGGTATTGACCGAAAATACGATCCGGAGCGCACAGCCCGGGTGATTCGCGAGCTGGACGCGGACATAATCGGTCTTCAGGAGATAGACGCGGGGTTCTACCGGTCGCAGGGTTCCAGGCAGCTGGAACGGCTGGCCGACGCGACGGGACTCAATGTGGTGAACGGTCCGACGAAAAGAGGTACCGGCGGTCACTACGGAAATGTCCTGCTCACATCCCGCAAGGTCGTCGGAGTGCGGCGGATCGATCTGAGCGTCTACGGTCGCGAACCCCGAGGCGCCATCGACGTGGACCTGGACGTTGACGGCGAAATCGTGAGGGTGATGGTCGTGCACCTCGGCCTCGGCGGGCTCGAGCGCCGCAGGCAGGTGAACCGACTGCTGCACGGGTGCTCCTCGGAGCAAGAACAGTTGCACGTCGTCCTGGGAGACATCAACGAATGGTTTCCCCTGGGACGGCCGTTGCACCGGCTTCATCGGCATTTCGGGAAATCCCCGGCGCGCCGCACGTTCCCTTCGTTTCTTCCGGTCCTGGCGCTGGACCGGATCTGGGTGAAACCGCTGGACGCCCTGATGGAAATCAGCGTTCACGATACCGTTCTGAGCCGGGTGGCCTCGGACCACCTGCCGATCAAGGCCACCATCACCAGGATGGATGCAACGGCCGCATGTGCCGGTTCTTTGTCCGGAGTCAAATGAGCGTGCGGGGAGTTCCGTTTGCCTCGATCACCATCACCGCGGCGTTGTCCATGAAGGCGCGACGCCGCACCGTGAGCTTCATGCCGAGGCCTGCCGCCAGCGGTTCGAGGCCGCCTTCCCTGACGAAAGTCACGTAATTGGCGTGGTGGTCCTTGCCGGCGATTCTCTCGACAATGTTCACCACGGCTCGAAATCCATTGGCAAGCATCCCGCGGGGTCTGATATAGTCCGCAACGATGATTGCGCCTCCTTTGCGCGTGACCCTCGACGTTTCGGCAAGCACATGCATGCGCTTGGACGGATTCATTTCGTGCAGGGCGAATGAAATGATCGCGCAATCGAAGGACGCGGTTTGAAAGTGCAGGCGGGCGGCATCCTCCAGAAAATATCGAATTCCGGGCGGACTGTTCTTGCGCGCCCGGGCCAGCATGGACGGGGAAAGATCCACCGCGCTCACGCTGAAGCCGCTTCCATGAAGCATCATCGCCATCCGCCCGGTTCCGCAGCAGACGTCGAGCACCGTGCGATAACCGCATTCCTGAACGATCCGGCGGATGTCCGACCGGACGCTCCACAGAAAAGGTGCGGTCAGCCCGTCGTAGAGCGGCGCCAACCGCCGGTAGCGATCGCCGGAATCGGTTTCCATGATGTCGTTCATACCTCGTGTTCCGCTTCCTCGCCGCCCGGCGGCACGATGACGCGTGTCCCGATCTTGCGCGGGACCTCGGACCCGAAGGGCAAGAGGACGTTCGATGCTCTACAGCCCCACCTTCTTCAGCATGGCGGTCGCCAACCTCAGCTGTCTTGCGAGTTTCAGCGTCTTCTACCTGTTTCCGTTGTTCATCACGCAGCATGGCGGCGACAAGGCCGATGTCGGGATCATCATGGGAGCGACCGCGCTCGCTTCCGTGGTCTTCAGGCCCTGGATATCGGAAATGATCGACCGCATGGGGCGCAAGCGAAGCTATACCCTGGGATCATTTCTCATGACCGTCCTGCCGCTTGTCTACCTGTATTTTGATGGTACTATCGTTTCATTCTATCTGCCTTTGTTAATCATCAGAATCGTCCACGGCATCGGGTTTGCCGTCTGCATCACGGCGGCGTTCACCTTTGTGGCGGATTTGGTCCCCAAGGATCGGCTCAATGAAGGCATCGGGATGTTCGGCGTTTCGGGTCTGGTGGGGTCCGCTCTGGGGCCGGCGGTGGCGGAGCTCATCATCCGCAGGTTCGACTTCGACACGCTCTTCTATTCCGCGGCGGGTTTTTCTTTGATTGGTCTGCTCGTGCATCTGCCTCTCACGGAAACTTACATTCACACGCTCAAGACGGTGAAAGTCCCGTTTTTCGCCGTATTGAAGCAGGGCCGCATTCTCGGCGTCGCCGTGATAGCTGTCCTGTTCGGCATCGGGCTGGCGGCCGTGAACAACTTCGTATCGCCCTTCGCTCATGCCGTCCATCTGAGCTTCATCTCCGTCTACTACGTCGCCTATTCCACGGCCGCCATTCTGACCAGGGTCGGGGGGGCCCGCCTGGTCGACAGCCTCGGAGAGGATCGGATCATACCCTATGCGTTGCTCCTGACCGGATTAGGGCTGATGAGCATGGTCTTTCTGGGCGGAACGGGCGTGCTCTTCGCGGCGGGATTACTGACGGGATGCGGCCACGGCATTCTCTATCCATCGCTTAACGTGCGCGCCATTCGCGGTCAGCCGATCGAAATAAGGGGGAAAATCGTCGGGGTCTATACGGGCAGCATCGATGCCGGGGTTTTTGCCGGTTCGATCATCCTCGGATATGTGGGGGATCTGCTGGGGTTCAGGGTGCTCTTTCTCAGCGCGGGCGTCGCGCTCCTGGCGGGTCTGGGGATATTCGCCGCCACCGCCGGCAGAGCGTTGCGCGCGCGTGGAATTTGAGCGGCGGGCGAGGGACAGGAGCGCCTTCCCGGGACGAAGCCCAGGCCCAAACCGGGCTGGAAAGATGCAACAAAAGCCCTCGGCACAGGTGCGCGGACTTGCACATTGTTTTACTATTACAAAAGGCGGCTCCGCAGGAGAGAATCCCCTGCCTCGCATTCCCGACCCGCCGCCCGGAGAGATTCGGCGCCCGGAGTGTGCATCGCCCGCGGGTGTCGCGCCGCAACAGTATTCAGCCTCATGAGGTTCCCGACACTATGGACGGCTTTCTCACCGCAGCGCAGTGGATCATTCCCATTGCAATGGTACCGGTCGCGGCTCACGGGCATTCGCCGGTCGGAGCCCTCGCGTGGCTTCTATTCATCTTCTTCAAGCCGTGGGCGGGTTTGATCCTCTACTTCCTGTTCGGCACCAACCTGGTCATGAGGAGGCTCACCAAGAGCTACTGTCAGAGGCTCAGAGAGGTGCGGTCGTTTTCCGACCTGGCGATCATGGAACCTCACGTGTTCGGGCTTTCGTCGGAGCAGACGGAACACCGGCTGGCGAAGATGACGGAGCGGTTGGCGTGCATGCCCATTCTTCAGGGCAACGAGGTCGAGTTCATCGACAACGGTTTTGCGGTCATCGACCGGATGATCGCCGATATCGGGAAGGCGCGCGACCATGTGCACCTGCTGTTCTACATCTTCAACGACGATGAGGTCGGCCGGCGGGTTGCCGAAGCTCTTGCCGGAGCGGCCGCGCGGGGGGTGCCGTGTCGAGTGGTGGTGGACGCCTTCGGGTCGAGATCGCTGAACGGTTCGCTGGGCGAATGGATGGTGAAGCGGGGGATCGATTTCCAGACCCTCATGTCGATCAATCCCTTCCGCAGGCACCTCACCCGCCTGGATCTGCGCAATCACAGGAAGCTCGCGGTGATCGACGGGACCATCGCCTACACGGGTTCCATGAATATCGAGACAAAAGACTACGATCAGGGGCGGGCCGAAGCCTGGCACGACCTGATGGTCCGCGTCACGGGTCCGGTCGTCATGCAATTGCAGCTGGTGTTCGGCGAAGACTGGTACCTTGCGACCGATAAGCTGCTCGAGGGGCCGGGGATCTATCCCGTTCTCGATCGGGGCGGAACCGTTCCCATGCAGGCCGTGCCCACCGGTCCCATGGACCCCACCACCGTGCTGCGGGATCTGCTCATTGCGGCAGTCAGCGGAGCACGCGAGAGGATCATCATCACTTCGCCGTACTTCATTCCGGACGAATCGCTTCGCGTCGCCCTCCATCTGGCTTCGTTGCGCGGGGTGAGCGTGGAACTCGTCATCCCCTTCAATGCCGACCACCCGGTGGTGGGGGCAGTGGCCAGGGCTCATTTCGAGTGTCTCATCGACGGCGGCGTCAACATTTATTTCCACCGGGGAGTGCTGCACGCCAAGACCATGAGCGTCGACGATGAAGTGTCACTCGTGACGACGGCTAATTTCGATCGAAGATCGCTCTTTCTTCATTCCGAGCTGAGCCTTTTTCTCTACGGACGGGAAGTCACCGCCCGGTTGCGCGATCTGCAGTCGAAGTACATCGCGCATTCGGACAAGGTGGACCCGGCGCGATGGAAGCGAAGATCGGTGATTCGCAGAAGCAGGGATGAAATTCTCAAATTGTTGAGCCCGGTGCTCTAGACCTGTGGAACGGGGGAAGTCGTCCGCTCTCGACCGCGACCCCGGATAGGGACTGTCCCATGACCATTTCCCTGAAACCGGAGCATTTGAAACGCTACAAGGACCTGGTTTGGCTCCTGGTGAAGTACGGGAGGTCGGACATCATCAGCCAGGCCGGACTGGATACGATCATTCCGGAGCAGGAGCTGCCCTCGCCGGTAGTGAGCCCCAAGGTCGACGAACTGCCGCATGACCTCGAAAAACTCGGTCCGACCTACATCAAGCTCGGCCAGTTCCTTTCCACGCGTTCGGACCTGCTGCCTCCCCAGTACCTCGAAGCGCTTTCCCGCCTGCAGGACAGCGCGGAACAGTTCCCATTCGAAAAGGTCGAGGAAATCCTCATCCTTGAGCTCGGGCAGCGGACGACCAGGGAGTTTGCTTCCTTCGATCCGGTTCCTCTCGCCGCCGCCTCCCTGGCCCAGGTGCACAGGGCCGTGCTGCGCGACGGCAGGCTGGTGGCGGTGAAAGTGCAGCGGCCCGGCATCAGGCGCCGCGTGATTCAAGATCTGGAGGCGTTCGATGAGTTGGCGGAATTCCTCGAGCGGCACCTCTCCCTTGCCAAGCGGTTCATGCTCCAGGCAACGGTGGCCGAATTCCGCAAGGCCGTAATGCGGGAGCTCGATTTCCGGCAGGAGGCTCAGAACCTGATCGTCCTGGCCAGAAACCTGCGGGATTACGATCTCATTGTTGTGCCGACACCGATCGAAGAGTACAGCTCGACCCGTGTCCTCACGATGGACTACCTCGAAGGCCGCAAGCTGACAACCATCGGTTTCACCGAACCCCTGGCTGCGGAGCGTTCCAAGCTTGCCGACCACCTTTTCCGGGCCTATCTGCAACAGATTTTCCTGGACGGGTTCTACCATGCCGACCCGCACCCCGGGAACCTCTACCTCACCGGGGACGGCAGACTGGCCCTGGTCGACCTGGGCATGGTCGCGCGCATCTCGGGCGCCAGCCAGCAAAAACTGCTGCGCATGATGGTCGCCATCGGGGAGGGACGCAGCGAGGAGGCGGCGGAGTTCGCCGTCGAGCTCGGGGAAAAGACGCTTCTGTTCGACGAGAAACGTTTCCGGAAGGAAATCAGCGACCTCATCATCAGGTATCAGCGGGCCACGATCAAGGAAATCCAGGCGGGGAAAATCCTCCTGGAACTGCTCAAAGCCGCCGGCAACAGCGGAATCCGCTTCCCCTCGGAGTTCACGATGCTCGGCAAGACACTCATGAACCTCGATGCCATCGGAAGGATACTCGACCCCTCCTACGACCCCAATGCCGCACTCAGGCGCTATTCCGGCCAACTGCTTCGGCAGCGGATTCGAAAAACCGTTTCCGCCGCCAATGTTTTCGAAATGCTGATCGATTCACAGGACTTTCTGCGGCTGTTGCCCAAGAGGATCGGCAAAATCATCGACCTGGTGGCTGAGAACCGGGTCAGGATGCAGGCCAACGTGATCGACGAAAAATATCTCATGACGGGACTGCAAAAGATCGCCAACCGCCTGACCCTCGGGCTCATCCTGGCCGCTCTCATCGTGGGAGCCGCGCTGATGATGCGCATTCGCACGGAGTTCACCCTCTTCGGATATCCCGGCATTCCGATCCTGTTCTTTCTCGTTGCCGTTATAGGCAGCCTGGCACTGGTATTCTCGATTGTCATCCACGACGAACGGGTAAGAAGAATGAAGCGGCCGCGCGACGAAGACGGCGAAAAATGAAGGCACGGCTCCTGCCCGCTGGAAGAACCGCGCACGGGAACCTGCACGCTCGGCGGTCGGAATCCGCGGGGCCGGATCAACATTCCCGCCGCTGCGTGCGGCATGACGCCCCGATGTTCCAACCCGGGGGAAGATGATGTGGCGCCGTGTCCCGGATTCGGGCCGGGGCTGAGGGCCGAACGGTGAGCAGAGCTTCTCGGCCTGAAGTGGAACGCTCGGGGAACGTCAACTTCCCTCGGCTTTCGGCTCATCCGCTTCTTTGGTGTCTGCCGTCATGCCGAGCCGCTGTTCGAGTGCTTCGACCCTGGCCGTGAGGTCCTGGAATTCCTTTCTCCTGACGAAGTCCACGGCGTTCACCAATTTCTTGACGGTTTCCTGGGTCTTTGCGTTGATCTCGTCCCACTGGCGCTGGCCGCTCTTGACGAGGTCGTCGGCCAGCTTGTCGGCCTCTTCGGTCGAAAGCCTCCCCTCCTCGACCAGCATGCGGGTGAATTCCTGCACCTTCTCCTTGGTCAGAACCACAACGCCAAGACCCGCCAGGAAACTCTTTCTGATCAATTCGAACATCACTCAAATCTCCTTTCATCAGTCAAGACAGGGTAAAGACCACGGCGGTTGCCGGCGTGCCTTCCGTTTTCTTCCCGTACGGAAGTCACCCTTGAAATAGAATAGCAACCGATCGAAACCATGGCAACCGAATTACAGGCGCAGCCGCATCTCCCGGGGGAAACGGCTTCGCCGGAAAGGATTCTTTACAGCAGACGGCGATCCGTTCTAAATAGGGAATGGCCGAGCGGGCGGGCGTTCATGCCGCCATGGGGACAGCCGGCCATCCTTGGGAGCGGCGGCCGCAAAACCTTGACACGCCGGCGTGCCGCATGTCCGGCTCACCCTTTCCAGGGGGCGACGGCCGGAAGGATCGACCCTATGAAGACCGTTCGTCAGGAGATGATCGAAGAGCTTGTCAAAGGAGAGCAAACCGCGCTGGGTCTTTCGAAGAGCCTGCGCAGGAGCGAGAAGGATATTTACGAGCACCTGGAGCACATCAGCCGTTCCTTGACATCGCAAGGCAAACGGCTCACCATCGTGCCCGCGAGGTGCCTGGAATGCGGATACCTCTTCGAGAGCAGAAATCGATTCACCAGCCCGGGGCGCTGTCCCAGGTGCAAGGGGACGCACATCGAGGATCCCAGATATCGAATCGAGTGACGCGGGTTTCACCCCCCTGAGCTCAAGGGTGCCCGCGGGGAACGACGTTTCGATGAGAATACCCTCGGGGCGAGAGGGCTTAATCCTTTGTCGTGAGCCTGCGGCTCATGGAATATGTGAAAAGTGTAGGTTTGACCCCATGACGAAAGTGATCCTGGAACGAGCGTCGTACGAATACGGCAGTCTCAGAACCCACATTTTTTCGATGTTGGAATCATGCGGAATTTCAGTGGGCGAGGGGCGCAAAGTGCTGCTCAAGCCGAACCTGCTCGCGCCCGCATCCCCGGAAAAAGCGATGTTGACGCACCCCCTCGTGGTCAGGGTCGCGGCGGAGTACGTGCTGGAAAAGGGAGGCGTCGTTCAATTGTCGGACAGCCCCGCGATGGGCGGTTTCGACAAAGTCCTGAGGGAAAGCGGCATTAAGGATGCCCTGGCGGGTCTCCCCGTGGAGTTCAAGGAATTTCGGGACAGTGTCCCCGTGGAGGTCGGTCCCCCCTTCAATCGACTGGAACTTGCGGCGGACGCCCTCGATGCGGACGTCCTGATCAATCTTCCCAAGCTCAAAACGCACGGTCAGATGCTTCTCACTCTCGGCGTGAAGAACCTCTTCGGATGCGTCGTCGGTTTGAGAAAACCCCAGTGGCACCTTCGGACGGGAGTCGACCGGGAGATGTTTGCCGCCCTGCTGGTGACGATTTACAGGAAACTCATGCCTTCCGTCACGATTTTGGACGGCATCCTGGCCATGGAGGGCAACGGCCCGGGGCGTGGCGGAAAACCGAAGGAACTGGGGTTGTTGATGGCGAGCACGGATGCGATTGCCGTCGACATGACGGTGTGTGAAATGCTGGGCCTCCCCGCGGACGCATTGTTCACCAACGCCGCCGCCGCGCGGGCGGGCATCGCTCCGGCGCGGATCGACGTGCGGGGTGACAAGTTCCGCATTCAGGGCTTCCAGCTTCCGAAAATGACCCCCCTGGTCTTCGGGCCGAAGTTCACTCATAAACTCATGAGAAAATTCCTCGTCCAAAGACCCCAGGCGGATCCGCTCCTGTGCAAGGCATGCGGGGACTGCCGCAAGTACTGCCCGGCCGGCGCGATCACCCAGGCCGGCTCGAAAATCGAATTCGATTACGATCGCTGCATCCGGTGCTACTGCTGCATCGAAGTGTGCCCGCACGGAGCGCTCCGAGCGGTGGAGCCCTATCCCGGGCGCCTGTTCAACCGGATCATACGGCGCTGACCCTTCGGCCGGGCCAAGCCCCGGGTCCAGACTGACGAGCGGGTCCTTTCGGACGGAAGCGAAAGCCCGCGCCTTGGGGGGGCCAAACCCCGGGTTCAGACTGACGAGCGGAGGTCAGGGAGTCTTCTTGACGATGCCGATCACGTTCGGGACGGGCAGTGGAATCTGGATGGAGCTGTTTTGTTCCAAGGCGGGCTCCCAGCTTCCGTATCGTTCCAGGGTGGTTTTCCCCGTGGAGAGATAGAGCGATGCCTGAGGGCCTCCCTCGAGGTACATCGCCCTCTGCAGCGAAAGCGGGAGGGTCAGCAGGACTTCGATGAAATCGTGGACCGTTATCGGGGAACGGCAAAACAGCAGCAAAACCTTGCCGGTTTCATCGGTCCCGATCGCAACGGTACTCCATCTGCCGGCCTGCTGCCGCCAGACGTTTTTCCGATCGCACGAGATCATCCGGATGCTCTGCACGAAGGTCCGGTATTTCTGACGCAGGCTGTTGAAATCCTGGCATTCCCTGTCGATGATCTGAACTTCCGGAACGTCC from Syntrophobacter fumaroxidans MPOB includes these protein-coding regions:
- the cls gene encoding cardiolipin synthase gives rise to the protein MDGFLTAAQWIIPIAMVPVAAHGHSPVGALAWLLFIFFKPWAGLILYFLFGTNLVMRRLTKSYCQRLREVRSFSDLAIMEPHVFGLSSEQTEHRLAKMTERLACMPILQGNEVEFIDNGFAVIDRMIADIGKARDHVHLLFYIFNDDEVGRRVAEALAGAAARGVPCRVVVDAFGSRSLNGSLGEWMVKRGIDFQTLMSINPFRRHLTRLDLRNHRKLAVIDGTIAYTGSMNIETKDYDQGRAEAWHDLMVRVTGPVVMQLQLVFGEDWYLATDKLLEGPGIYPVLDRGGTVPMQAVPTGPMDPTTVLRDLLIAAVSGARERIIITSPYFIPDESLRVALHLASLRGVSVELVIPFNADHPVVGAVARAHFECLIDGGVNIYFHRGVLHAKTMSVDDEVSLVTTANFDRRSLFLHSELSLFLYGREVTARLRDLQSKYIAHSDKVDPARWKRRSVIRRSRDEILKLLSPVL
- a CDS encoding endonuclease/exonuclease/phosphatase family protein, giving the protein MQPYSESRPNEASFTVASYNTHRCVGIDRKYDPERTARVIRELDADIIGLQEIDAGFYRSQGSRQLERLADATGLNVVNGPTKRGTGGHYGNVLLTSRKVVGVRRIDLSVYGREPRGAIDVDLDVDGEIVRVMVVHLGLGGLERRRQVNRLLHGCSSEQEQLHVVLGDINEWFPLGRPLHRLHRHFGKSPARRTFPSFLPVLALDRIWVKPLDALMEISVHDTVLSRVASDHLPIKATITRMDATAACAGSLSGVK
- a CDS encoding transcriptional regulator yields the protein MKTVRQEMIEELVKGEQTALGLSKSLRRSEKDIYEHLEHISRSLTSQGKRLTIVPARCLECGYLFESRNRFTSPGRCPRCKGTHIEDPRYRIE
- a CDS encoding MFS transporter gives rise to the protein MLYSPTFFSMAVANLSCLASFSVFYLFPLFITQHGGDKADVGIIMGATALASVVFRPWISEMIDRMGRKRSYTLGSFLMTVLPLVYLYFDGTIVSFYLPLLIIRIVHGIGFAVCITAAFTFVADLVPKDRLNEGIGMFGVSGLVGSALGPAVAELIIRRFDFDTLFYSAAGFSLIGLLVHLPLTETYIHTLKTVKVPFFAVLKQGRILGVAVIAVLFGIGLAAVNNFVSPFAHAVHLSFISVYYVAYSTAAILTRVGGARLVDSLGEDRIIPYALLLTGLGLMSMVFLGGTGVLFAAGLLTGCGHGILYPSLNVRAIRGQPIEIRGKIVGVYTGSIDAGVFAGSIILGYVGDLLGFRVLFLSAGVALLAGLGIFAATAGRALRARGI
- a CDS encoding DUF362 domain-containing protein, encoding MTKVILERASYEYGSLRTHIFSMLESCGISVGEGRKVLLKPNLLAPASPEKAMLTHPLVVRVAAEYVLEKGGVVQLSDSPAMGGFDKVLRESGIKDALAGLPVEFKEFRDSVPVEVGPPFNRLELAADALDADVLINLPKLKTHGQMLLTLGVKNLFGCVVGLRKPQWHLRTGVDREMFAALLVTIYRKLMPSVTILDGILAMEGNGPGRGGKPKELGLLMASTDAIAVDMTVCEMLGLPADALFTNAAAARAGIAPARIDVRGDKFRIQGFQLPKMTPLVFGPKFTHKLMRKFLVQRPQADPLLCKACGDCRKYCPAGAITQAGSKIEFDYDRCIRCYCCIEVCPHGALRAVEPYPGRLFNRIIRR
- a CDS encoding phasin family protein, with the protein product MFELIRKSFLAGLGVVVLTKEKVQEFTRMLVEEGRLSTEEADKLADDLVKSGQRQWDEINAKTQETVKKLVNAVDFVRRKEFQDLTARVEALEQRLGMTADTKEADEPKAEGS
- a CDS encoding class I SAM-dependent methyltransferase, which gives rise to MNDIMETDSGDRYRRLAPLYDGLTAPFLWSVRSDIRRIVQECGYRTVLDVCCGTGRMAMMLHGSGFSVSAVDLSPSMLARARKNSPPGIRYFLEDAARLHFQTASFDCAIISFALHEMNPSKRMHVLAETSRVTRKGGAIIVADYIRPRGMLANGFRAVVNIVERIAGKDHHANYVTFVREGGLEPLAAGLGMKLTVRRRAFMDNAAVMVIEANGTPRTLI
- a CDS encoding histidine phosphatase family protein; amino-acid sequence: MSRILLIRHAHTDMIGVALSGRMPGVCLSNRGREQAERLAADFVQVPLDVICSSPLERTLETAQAISGTTGAPVEIRDGLIEIDYGEWTGWKLTDLMTDEQWRMFRSFHGGMRIPGGEHIDEVRVRMVGEVEELQRRFPTGVVALVSHADPIRAVLAHYAGIPPELSHRVTISLASVSVLAMNDGPPRILCINRTEDLRHYLEA
- a CDS encoding ABC1 kinase family protein, with amino-acid sequence MTISLKPEHLKRYKDLVWLLVKYGRSDIISQAGLDTIIPEQELPSPVVSPKVDELPHDLEKLGPTYIKLGQFLSTRSDLLPPQYLEALSRLQDSAEQFPFEKVEEILILELGQRTTREFASFDPVPLAAASLAQVHRAVLRDGRLVAVKVQRPGIRRRVIQDLEAFDELAEFLERHLSLAKRFMLQATVAEFRKAVMRELDFRQEAQNLIVLARNLRDYDLIVVPTPIEEYSSTRVLTMDYLEGRKLTTIGFTEPLAAERSKLADHLFRAYLQQIFLDGFYHADPHPGNLYLTGDGRLALVDLGMVARISGASQQKLLRMMVAIGEGRSEEAAEFAVELGEKTLLFDEKRFRKEISDLIIRYQRATIKEIQAGKILLELLKAAGNSGIRFPSEFTMLGKTLMNLDAIGRILDPSYDPNAALRRYSGQLLRQRIRKTVSAANVFEMLIDSQDFLRLLPKRIGKIIDLVAENRVRMQANVIDEKYLMTGLQKIANRLTLGLILAALIVGAALMMRIRTEFTLFGYPGIPILFFLVAVIGSLALVFSIVIHDERVRRMKRPRDEDGEK